The stretch of DNA TGTTCGTGATTTTCGAGCTAGGGGCATCGTTGCACGCCTGGCTTGCCGCCGTGGTGGCGAACTTCGCGCTAGCCGCCTTAGCCGCGTGGCTGCTCTCCAGAGTCTCCCCTGGCGCCGTCAGGCGGGCCTGGGCTCTGGGGGGCCTCAGGAGCCTTCTTGCTCTTGCTCCGTTTGTAGTACTCTACGCCCTGCCGTATCCGACGCCGTATGTTTACGCGGTTCTCTGGGTCCCCGCCCTAGGGATCTACCACCTGATCTTGTACGCCTTCGCACGAGGGGCAAGGCACTCGAAGCTCTTCCTGCTGTCGGCGCTGCTCATCCTGCTGGGATCACCCGCCCCCCTGTGCATCGCACTCCAGCAAGCCCAGGGCAGTGCCGACTCCCTAGCGTTCCTCTTCACTCCCATACTAGGGCTGGGCATCGTCCTCCTCTCGTACTTCGTCTCCGCGCTCTATGGTCTGTGGCTGGCGAAGGGGTGCCTGGAGTCTGGCGAGTAGCGGTCTCCCCGAGCTCGACGAGGAGCTGATGAATGCTAAGAGGTTTGCCATAGTCACCTTACTGTACTCCCTGGGCCCGCTCACCGTCTCGGAGATTGCTAAGATAGCTGGCCTGAGCATAGGAGACGCCGACACCCACCTTCGGAGGCTGAGGGAGAAGGGCTACGTGAGGGTGTACAAGGCTTTCACGGACTGGGGTCCAAGGACGGTCGTCGAGCTCACGGATGATGGGGCGAGGAGGTACAGGGAGCTCCTCGCTAAGCTCAGGTCCCTAGCGGATCGTCTTGAAAAGTAGTTTCTCGGAGTGTTAAGAAACGGTTATTTTAGCCCGCCCGCTTCAGGGGCTTGTGTCGAGGGTTAAGATCGCGGTCATAGGCGCTGGGAGCATCGCCTGGAGCTCTAAGATTATACACGACCTGCTTCACACGCCCACGCTCTTCGGGAGCGAGGTCGTGCTCATGGACATCGACCAGGGAAGGCTGAGGCTCGTGGAGGGCTTCGCTAAGAGGTATGCCTCGGAGCTGGGTGCCGACATCAAGTTCATCGCTACCACCGACAGGCGCGAGGCGATCAGGGACGCCGACTTCGTCGTCAACACTGCGATGTTCGGCGGCCACAGCTACTACGAGAAGATGAGGGAGGTGTCTGAGAGGCACGGCTACTACAGGGGCGTTAACAGCACCGAGTGGAACATGGTCAGCGACTACCACACAATCTGGGGGTACTACCAGTTCAAGCTCGCGCTGGAGGTGGCGAGGGACGTAGAGGAGCTAGCGCCCGAGGCATGGCTGCTTCAGCTGGCGAACCCAGTGTTCGAGCTCACCACGCTGATCTCCAGGGAGACTAGGGTTAAGGTCATAGGTCTGTGCCACGGCCACCTAGGCTACAAGGAAATCGCCCGCGCCCTCGGCTACGACCCCGAAAAAGTCGAGTTCGAAGCGATAGGCTTCAACCACGTGATATGGCTGACCAAGCTAACGTACCAGGGCAGGGACCTCTACCCGCTGATCGACGAGTGGGTGGAGCGCAGAGCCAGCGACTACTGGGAGAGGTGGAGGCTCACCCAGAGAGACCCCTTCGACATACAGCTGAGCCCCGCCGCGGTCGACATGTACAAGCGCTACGGCCTCTTCCCCGTCGGGGACACCGTCAGGGGCGGGACCTGGATGTACCACTGGGACCTCAGGACGAAGCAGCGCTGGTACGGGCCAACAGGAGGGCCCGACAGCGAGGTAGGCTGGATGCTGTACCTGGCGAGGCACGAGTGGTACACGGGCCTGCTGGAGAGAGTCGCCTCGGACCCGAGGCTCTCGGTGTCCAGCTTCTTCCCGCCGGCAAGGACGGATGAGTCGCTGATACCTATCATAAGCTCCATCGCGAACGACCAGCCAGCGGTGTACCAGGTGAACATACCCAACATGGGCTCCATCGACGGGCTCCCCGACAACGTGGCTGTGGAGGTCCCAGCGGAGGTCTCCGGGAAGGGGGTCAGGAGGACTCTAGGCTTAAAGCTCCCCGGGAAGATACTCAAGGCGGTTCTCTGGCCCCGCATGATGCGGATGGAGATGGCTCTGACCGCCTTCCTGGAGGGGGGCAGGCAGATCCTCATCGACTGGCTCATGCTAGACCCCAGAACAAAGTCCGAGAAGCAGGCTGAAGAGGCCTGGGAGGCAGTCCTCTCGCTCCCCGAGAACCAGGAGATGGCCCGACACTACAGGGGTTAAGGAGCCTCCTCAATCCGGACAACGTACTTCCTAACGACGCCCCTCCTGTAAACCTCAAGCTCAATGCTTTCTCCCACGCCTCGCTCCCTCAGGGTGGCGATGAGGTCGGAGACGCCTTTCAGCCGCCTCCCGTCGGCGGATAGTAGAATGTCCCCGGGCCTGATGCCCGCGCGGTGCGCAGGCCCCCCGGCGGCTATCCTCACAACGAGGACCCCGCCGGGCTCCCTCAAGCCCAGCTGGAGCGCGACCATAGGAGTCACGTCCAAGCCGTAGACGCCTATCCAAGGCCTAACTATC from Infirmifilum sp. NZ encodes:
- a CDS encoding alpha-glucosidase/alpha-galactosidase — translated: MSRVKIAVIGAGSIAWSSKIIHDLLHTPTLFGSEVVLMDIDQGRLRLVEGFAKRYASELGADIKFIATTDRREAIRDADFVVNTAMFGGHSYYEKMREVSERHGYYRGVNSTEWNMVSDYHTIWGYYQFKLALEVARDVEELAPEAWLLQLANPVFELTTLISRETRVKVIGLCHGHLGYKEIARALGYDPEKVEFEAIGFNHVIWLTKLTYQGRDLYPLIDEWVERRASDYWERWRLTQRDPFDIQLSPAAVDMYKRYGLFPVGDTVRGGTWMYHWDLRTKQRWYGPTGGPDSEVGWMLYLARHEWYTGLLERVASDPRLSVSSFFPPARTDESLIPIISSIANDQPAVYQVNIPNMGSIDGLPDNVAVEVPAEVSGKGVRRTLGLKLPGKILKAVLWPRMMRMEMALTAFLEGGRQILIDWLMLDPRTKSEKQAEEAWEAVLSLPENQEMARHYRG
- a CDS encoding transcriptional regulator — its product is MNAKRFAIVTLLYSLGPLTVSEIAKIAGLSIGDADTHLRRLREKGYVRVYKAFTDWGPRTVVELTDDGARRYRELLAKLRSLADRLEK